Below is a genomic region from Henckelia pumila isolate YLH828 chromosome 3, ASM3356847v2, whole genome shotgun sequence.
CCCtttattacaaaaaaaatacacattttatttttatttttaattaaatatatttgtatattatattgtatacgtaaaaattgatttgattaaaatttttatttttacataatatttattatattagataGATTAAATAGATTATATATTTCAACGATAATAttagataaattatattaaggcatacaatatctaaataattgtaaataaataaattgacaccatagtaaataataaatatttttaaactaaaattcttatttttttatacataatttccttgataatattttgaaaaaaatattaaataaatagtgattgcgataaaatattttttaatattttaactatGTAAATATTTATTGAATAGATTATTTTAATAAAGATATTACGTaagttttaataaaaaataatttaaagtttcaaaaaatatttataaaaaaactcATCAAAACACCAATTAAACTCCGCCATAACGTGACAGATGCTTTTTAatcaacaaataaaaatatgaaaatttatttaaaccaaataattttataagagAACATGATTAATAATAAATTGAAAGTTGTTTTCGGTTTTTCTGACGGACAAAAATAATGAAGCTGGTTTTGAAACAAGATAATATTAttgctttaattaatttgtattatcttAAGACTATCATACCTTTTTTTCATCATAATTTGATCAAAATAAGGTGGACATGTACTAATTAAATCATTAATAAAAGTTCGTATACCAATTTCACATTTAACCAATAATTCATgtacaaaattaatttttactcGAAATTTTAACCTATTTGAAAGTGACCATAAATGGGCCTGCCCGTGCTGGTTGCGGACTTAGACGTGGCGGGCTCGGGGTTGAGAAAGgccaaaaaaaaattccaaaattccAAAAACCCAAAATAGATGGGCCTTGGcctaattttattttctctcaaaGCCCTAGTTCTTTTTATCCGTTCTACAGTTCTACCAGTAGTCTCTTCTCTCTTCTTGGTTCTCTGCTCCAGAGCGCACCAGTCACGAGTCAGCACCACGCGCCGCCGGCCTACCGCTTAACCTCCCCGGAGAGTTCATCACGTACGGTGGTATGTACAGTGTCAGTCTGTCTCTATTTTCAACACATTGTGTTTGTGTGCCTTTTTCTTCCATATTCTACAGCATACATCAAAAGTTTCAAACATTTATTTGTGGGGTATCGTGCTAAAATCAagtaagaaattaaaataaacataTCTAAGCATGAACTTCGGATTTGTCTTGGAGATTCCATGATGCGCATTAGTTGCTCTTTTTACTTATTAGGGCACGAAATTATGAAGTATCAACTAGTTAGAAattagaaataataattatatttctTCAAAACAACGAATAGAAAATGTGGACAAGCAAGAGACTAATTAACTAAAGTAATATAGTATTAGTAGTTAGAATATATGACAAAAacaatatacatacatacaatgACACCAAAAGTAATATAATTTGTAAAGAATGCCTTATAATAGCTGCTCAAAATGATGGAAGGTTAATTGAAGGGAAAGTATGACCGAAAGTTTACATGAGGTTTTTGAGAAAATGACTCAACTAAAATACTTGTTCAATAGTTCTTATCCTTTGTTTTTGTTGaatgtcatttttttttcagtttACCTTGATGGCtacttatttattattattgttattaaagATTGTTTTTTTGAAATGGACTCTTCTCAAAATCAAACTATTAATTTAGATGTGGATGAATAGGAAAGTGCTAAGCACGATGAAGGTTCAACTTAAAGGTCTAGAGAAACTTCTGAGTTCTGATATTTGGAtttattttgagaaaattaAAGGGATTGATAATATAGATAAAGCTGAATGTTAATGGATGCAAAAAACAGTATAAATTCAATGAATTGtagggattttttttttggtggcTGCTCGCCTTACCCGTAACCCACTTTGGGTTGGGGATTTCCATCCCGCCCCGCCAAGGACCGGCCTGTTTGACAGTACCTTTCCAAGGAGCTACTTGAAATACAAAAGAATGAGGCGGTGTTTGAAGCCCGACTCTAACCATATTATAgcaaatttgaaatatttattaatttattttttaaaatttgggtAATTTAAAAACCCAACTTTTAGTATTCTTATTACCGAGCGATTCTCATTGCTCTACTACCAGCTCCACATAAGTGTCGCCTGCAAATGGAAGATAAAGCATCTAGGCTGAGTTCATCCcccacctccaccacctacatCAACAAGTCCACCCAAGAACTGGCTCTCGAAGGCCGCAAACACCTCGAAGAAACAATCGATGCCGCTTTCTTAATCCTTTCTGCCATGAACGATGAGCTCTGTAACCCCTCCCTCTGGTCCACCACTAATTCTGCTTCCCTTCCTCATAACAACACCACTGGTGCTAGTAGTATGAGCGCCGGGCAGCATACCAACGGCGACGTGTTGTCGGACTCTTCGTCATCCGCTTCTTCGTCGGCTTCTGCATCTCAGTCTCATCCAAATAATCATAACAACTTCGATAATATTGGTGGTGGCGCACTCGACGATGCTCGGCTTCAGTACAAGTCGTCCGTCACTTCCCTTCGTTCTGTTCTCGTCGCAATTTCCAATGCACAAAAGGTACATTTTTGGAGAGAGGGCttcttttaattgatttttgttATTTGCTTATGTTTTTTCACCTTCAATTGATGACCATCCTTGAAATTTCTTAGCACAATGTAAGTTGAATATTTGCAGTAAATGTTGTCACTTTTGAAAGAATAACACTAACCCAAGGTTTTTGAAACTgaatttatgaaaaatattgttgATTTTGGTTAGtcttgcattcaaatttgattttagcCATTTGCATTTCTTGAGTAATTATGAATGGAGGCAATATTCATTTAACGTAGGCCAAAGCTTCCGAAACAGTTCCTATCAGCAGTTCCACATCTCCTTCTGATGAAACAGAAATAGAGACGCTTGAAGAGCACGCAGATACTTTGAGAAAGGTATAATAATTCATCCAACTAGTGGATTTATTGGTTTAGTTTATCTCGCTTATTGCTCTGGTGAAGTGCATTACCTATTGGAGTATCGGGGGTTAGATGTTAGTTTTGAAGTTTGAACAGAACAATTTTATTCCATTTTGTTGTTGTCATGAGTACACATTACACAAGGATTAGGCGAACAAAGAATGATGGTAAGATGATCTCTATTACCTATAGGATGTGTAGATATTTGTCTACAATGCCGAAAAAAATGACATGCTAACGCTAATTGCTAGATGATAGTAATTAGTTGACAATACCCTTTCCGCTAAATGTTGGTGCCATCGTGTTCATTTTACGAGATTTGGTTTCCGGAAAATTGTCTGCTTAAACTTTTATTTGGAAAATTATCTGCTTAAACTTTTATTTGGAAGGTAACAGGATATTATGAAAGATGAGACATGTAAAATTACTCTAATTGTCCTAAATCGTTGCTACTAAGAGTACTTGCATAGTTGCATACTTCATTATAAATGAAATTTTaacttatatttatttacatGCCCTGGTTATAAACTAATGATCATGTCTCTGGTTATTTGTGAGTTTGTGAAATTACAATTAGATATTTTTTTAACTTTAAGGTTGATTTATGGCGCACGTACACAAAGATGTCTGAATACATTATTTCATGCTGGCTAAATGACTGCTGCAACCTTTTTAGTTGTTCTGTAATTCCAATGGTTCTCCCCCTAAAGTTGGTCCAACTATCCCTTTGTTTACCCAAGGCTAATAGAGCACTCGTTTAGTGAACTTTCATTTGAATCGGGGAAGGTTCGACTCTTGAGTGCTATTTGTTCTTACCGGTTGTCACTTATCGCCACTCTTTTGCCTTGTTTGCACCATATAGTTTTTCTGcatcattcacaatttcactcaTATTACACTGATATTTTCGAGTTGTAGGAACTAGCTACCAAGAACAAATACCTCAAGGATATGATCAATCATCTCCGTGATCTTGTCGCCGATTTATCGACATGGCAAAGTCCTTGTTCATTATGACTTCAAATTCGATGTTTCTAACTTTGGAAGTGGATGTTATTACTGTCTTACCTCTTATTATTGTAACATTAGCAGTGATTCGTTCACGAGTATATATGAAGTTATTTTGTCATTTACTTGCACTTTGGACTTGGAAAGTTTTGGGCAgttgatatatatataccatTTTGCTGCTAAATATGTTTCATGCAATCACACAAATTTGTTAATAACAATTAAAAGTATTATATATGTAAACTTCAGTACTTGACAAAATGGGTTTACTCTATATATCTATATGAACACGTGAAAGAATTAATACGTCACATTCAAATAAACTTATAAAATCAGATGTGGAAAGCATATTTTATATTAGTTTTCTTCAATATAAGTGATGATACCCAATTggatgtattttatttattgttgaaataTTACGTTTGAGATTTtagttctaatttttttttaatttgaattacGTATGGAAAATATacccaaaaaaatttttttgataaacAAATTACGCtgaatttgaaattatttttagcATCCTTATTAATTGAAGTCGAAATTAAAATCGGCCCACATGAATGTTTTCTACTATCCTCTTTAATCGAAGTTGAAATTATACATTTAGGTCCAGATGAATGTTTTCTACTCGATTATTCGAAATTTTCATTTGCCAAATTTTTAGATTAagaattatgtttattttgaatcttcaaattaaaaattattgagtTGTTGCCCTTTAATATCTAaactatattattaatatacgCTAATACTCCTAATACATGTACACCGGATTTTTTTATTCGGTGATTTTTGTGTAATCTGgcgataattttaaaattagattatatagactatttttaattaaaaaagaaaatgaTGTCCattgatgatttttggttgaAAAGTGATTTCATCACATATTTTGGTATCCACTAAATTATTTAAGAataggatttt
It encodes:
- the LOC140891915 gene encoding mediator of RNA polymerase II transcription subunit 30, which translates into the protein MEDKASRLSSSPTSTTYINKSTQELALEGRKHLEETIDAAFLILSAMNDELCNPSLWSTTNSASLPHNNTTGASSMSAGQHTNGDVLSDSSSSASSSASASQSHPNNHNNFDNIGGGALDDARLQYKSSVTSLRSVLVAISNAQKAKASETVPISSSTSPSDETEIETLEEHADTLRKELATKNKYLKDMINHLRDLVADLSTWQSPCSL